The genomic window TACTGCAAGTCCTCCACCTGAAAGTAATGAAgagtatgtttaaaattttagaaaatgaagaCTGGTTTCTTAATATATACCTATTAAAAGATCCAACGAAGGAATTCCTGTCGATATTAAAAGTTGTGCATTTTGTACATTGGGTTTAGTTCCAGGTATACTTAATACTCTAGATTTAACTACCTTTTCCGTGttactttcattttttgtaCTATCCATAACTTTTTAGAAAAGATATAGATATAAATTAGTAAcaattgaaatgaatatttagttaaattttgaataaattaggTTAAGTTTATGTTACTTTTGTTTCTCGTGTTGTATACAAAACTtgagatcatatattttaatacaaaacagACATTTAGACTTATACATAATCATGGAGGTATCTACCTCCATATACATCATCtccatgtataatatataattcatgttataacaagtgaaaacaaacaattgactgaattaactgttgaaacaccatgtatagacagtgttgattacgtaatcgtttgttttttatgtcatgtaagtaaaaaaaagatagccattcttagatagtcacacatacatacaaggcACACaaacataattgatattcccatataaccaTAGAGATAtgtccttgtctaatacatatcacatatgattatgacaaggacacaggggaactctcTGATAGTCTTTTCTTTCATTCAACATATCGCATCCATTTTCAGGCTAGCAGATCCCTCGCATTctctatttataatatattctatGCATATAGCACGTACTATATACCGTGTGTTTTTGAAGCATCTAGGGATAGAactatgtctgtagtatgactgaatacagaatacattcattaagtaatgcatctaaaagagaggtattatatGCATGCATTGGATTACTTGGAAGACACTTGGAGGTGGGAgttatttagttacagataactagtaagtttGTCAATCATCAGTGCTACTGACTTGTCCTATCGTATCtgtttatcgtatctgtagtccttactcttttagatgcattactaaacgaatgtattctgtattcagtcatactacagacataattCTATCCCTAGATGCTTCAAACACACACAGtatataatttgcaccctcTCATGGGTACATAGTTAtgtttacaaagaaaaatttcaaaaaaagttgtttattattttaaaaggagGACATCTTTTAcgttttaacttttgttttgtctctaacgatttacaagatggggccTATAAGGATCAAAGACGccattggcctatgttgctcatttgcgaactcgacctcacttttacgtcctaagcacgttataaaaatttcagcttgatatctctttttcggttttgagttattgacgttatcgtgtttacagacggaACAACAGactgacaaccggaaatggaataattaagtgattttatgaacacctgtagcaaatttttgtttgtaggatcaattttttttaagcgttacaaacttgtgactaaacttagtataccctgatatatttcatatatgcatggtataaaagtatTCTGTTAGTAGGTGGCgtacaaaacaaatacaaaaatattattatatatgtcaaaaaattggttctaatttttaagtaaaaatcaagtaaaaacattcgattaatttattcaaatatgaaTTTTCCTCAAGTGTTGATAATAAATGATAGCCTTACTGGCtacgaattaaaaaattcatttagcgAAAAATTCGTAAGTAAAACTAACCTTATtacaatttcaaagttttacaTGAAGTggttattttttagaatatatcagaaaatgatttttatcttttGCAAAATGGTAAAATAGTAAAAAGTGACACATTGGTAAGACCAGAATGCAACATTCATGTAATATTACGATTAATTGGTGGCAAAGGTGGGTTTGGTTCTATGTTACGTGCGATTGGGGCTCAAATTGAAAAGACTACAAATCGTGAGGCATGTCGTGATTTAAGTGGACGCCGTTTACGTGATATAAACGAAGAAAAACGGTAAGTTCAATCGCAAAGCAATTGTAAgtcttttatttacatttttgtatttacattCTAGATTAAAAAATTGGATTGCATCACAAGCCGAACGAGAACAAGAGGCTTTAGatcgtaaacaaaaaaaattggaacGTTTATGCTATCaaccaaaacataaatttgAGGATGCTGAATATGATAAATTACGTTCACAACTGCCAGAAAAAGTATCCGATGCCGTCGAAGAAGGATTCAAAGCAGCTGCTTCAACTGTTAGTAATACTAATGTTGTATTAAAACGTAAAgctgataataataaaacaaataccaccaaaaataagaaaaagaaattatggtatgctttttattttcaaaaatctgaATAACTTCAGAGAAcaagaaattttatcttttatgtaTTTTCTGTTATTTACAGGGTTGATGCAGATTTGAGTTGTTCGGAAGATTCTgatttggattctgatgacgattgtgaaaaagcaacaaaaaatgAGAATACAGTGAAGCCtattcaaaaattagaaaaatgtgaAACAGTTACATCAGCTACTTGCTAAAAAGTATTATTCGgtaattaacataaaatgcatgtaatttatgttatttaaataaaatattattttttattataagaggatattaaatttaatattgaagcGTGGCTTACAAAGCTGTTCGAATTCTTTTAAACGAACGcgttaaattaattgaaagagTACAATTAGTAACTTACTAAAAcaactaaacataaaaaaattaaagaagaaaatagtaattacgtgaaAACTTAATTGTTCTACAATAAAGTcaaaatcacataaaaatataagagagCTTGCTgtagaaaatttctaaaaaatttttattacacctTCAACTCTGAAAAACTTGTGACTACTTTCTTGACATTTAACTCTGAAATGCGACGGGATCAAAATCCAAATAAATAGCttccaaaaaatgttcaatgaaaaattagtaataaccttggtagaactagacaaggtatgctcgaTGTAGGACGAGTTTTGGTTCAGTAGGTATGTACCCAGTCGAAGCCATTTTAGCTTTTACCCGCTTCCTGattcaaatattgtaaaaaacatGAATACGTTTGTGTGAAAAATAGTTCCTGacaatgaataattaatgattaatgaactttttccgcctcagattttttcaattgcTTGAGAACATgcactataaataaataagcaatatGGCGCTGACTGGGTTTCGTGCAAAAGAGTGAATGTCCCCATCCTACTCCTACCTACAAAAGATCATACCTTGTCTAGTTCTATCAAGGTAATAACAAATGGGTAGTTTATTcactgaaataatttatttataagttgtaTTGCTTTGTATTTTACTGTTTCTGTTCAATCCAATGTTCCTTCGAGGCTAACGTATTTAGAATGGCACATTTGATACTTACGTACGGCGACGTGGCTTACAATAGTTGTCATATTCTTTTACTCATTATCGCTGCAGCAAATTTACATGCATTAGAAAGTAAAGACAACTAATAATTATTCGAACAAAAAAAGGCTATTAATCTCGCGCAGATTGTCGGTTTTATGATACTCTCTTTGTTCTTGTTTctaattacatatatttaattaaataatttagttattaatttaattatttactcattgaaaagaatattttataaaaagaatacattgacggttattaaaaattttgttaacaaaagATGTGATAAATAGAACTCCATTAACATggtttattacatataaattcATAGCCAATGAATTCTCTAGCAAGTtttaaaccaattaaaaaaaatacaacactCTTTACAGTCGTCCATTGATAATTGTTATTATACATGCATTCAAACCAATTCGTTTTAGCTGGTGGATGATGAGGGGTGTGTCGttccattttcaatatttaaaattttcctaataatttgattttagatATGTATGCGATATACTGCAGTTGTTATCTGTAATatgtaaatgtttaaatatatttatttattcattgatgttattcttatttttgggtgactgttgaaatttttctcttaattaaaagaaaatcgatCGGATATTGTTAATACAGAATTTCATTGAGTGAATCAGAATAAGGaaactaaaaatagttttcatacGGCACTTTAGTCAAAGTGGCAAAACACGATTTTtcattaatcaaattttcatacattaacatacataaaaaatatattaaattaaataaaaattatataaaatattcgatataatcataaaaaatgaaaaaaattattttttaaataacaaactttaaaaaaaaaataacaaacttgttaaaaataatagaaaattgaaaatagaaatgAGGATACATTGACACTAGGATGTAATACACGGAATTGAGGAAGCCACTACTGAGACCCATCTAAGCTAGGAAAAGTTCACAAAAATACATATTGGTCATGGATTGTtaaacaatagaaaaaaattagtgtGACATTTAATACAGACAGCACAGTGTATTTTAGAGGGGGATTTAGACAGCGATGTTCGAAGATTTAAGGAATATGTATTAAAGCATAGCTATTTGCTGGGAAAGTAGGGGACACTCAAGGAGTTCGCAATTTTCAACACAACAATCGTGACCGCATGtacaattatcattattttttatttttattttatgtaaatgcgTTAGTAAACCGTTGTGTCCACTGTCCAGTACGTAGTCTACCAAAATTCACGATTGTGTGGCGGTTGTACTGGAGGCCGTTGAACCAAGGTTTAAGAATGGGTGCAGATCGTAATGCGGCTATTGCAGCGCCTTTTATTTTGCTGTTATAATCCC from Chrysoperla carnea chromosome 2, inChrCarn1.1, whole genome shotgun sequence includes these protein-coding regions:
- the LOC123292294 gene encoding replication stress response regulator SDE2, with translation MNFPQVLIINDSLTGYELKNSFSEKFNISENDFYLLQNGKIVKSDTLVRPECNIHVILRLIGGKGGFGSMLRAIGAQIEKTTNREACRDLSGRRLRDINEEKRLKNWIASQAEREQEALDRKQKKLERLCYQPKHKFEDAEYDKLRSQLPEKVSDAVEEGFKAAASTVSNTNVVLKRKADNNKTNTTKNKKKKLWVDADLSCSEDSDLDSDDDCEKATKNENTVKPIQKLEKCETVTSATC